The following are from one region of the Fusobacterium sp. FSA-380-WT-3A genome:
- a CDS encoding L-serine ammonia-lyase, which translates to MDSLRELFKIGNGPSSSHTMGPERAARRFKQENPNADHYKVELYGSLALTGKGHLTDWIIEKTLEPKQVEIIWKPEVVHEFHTNGMKFISCDKDDKILKEWIVFSVGGGTIVEKGQSRNSGANIYPLTKMTDIMEWCKKNKKELWEYVFECEGEEIKDYLLEIWRAMKEAVERGVNTEGILPGSIQLKRRASTFYKKSRGEGKVRAFRGKLFAYTLAVSEENASGGRVVTAPTCGASGVIPGALYTLREAYELKDDEVIKALAIAGLIGNIVKENASISGAEAGCQAEVGTACAMAAGMGAFLMGGSIEQIEYAAEMALEHSLGLTCDPVGGYVQIPCIERNASAAARALDTSNYSIYTDGSHSVSFDEVVITMKETGKDLKEEYRETSLGGLAKNYCKGCC; encoded by the coding sequence ATGGATTCTTTAAGAGAGTTATTCAAAATAGGAAATGGACCTTCTAGTTCTCATACAATGGGACCAGAAAGAGCAGCAAGAAGATTTAAACAAGAAAATCCAAATGCAGACCATTATAAAGTAGAATTATATGGTTCCTTAGCACTTACAGGAAAAGGACATTTGACAGATTGGATAATAGAAAAGACGTTAGAACCTAAACAAGTTGAAATAATTTGGAAGCCTGAAGTAGTTCATGAGTTCCATACAAATGGAATGAAATTTATATCATGTGATAAAGATGATAAAATTTTAAAAGAATGGATAGTATTTTCTGTTGGTGGAGGAACTATTGTAGAAAAAGGGCAATCAAGAAATAGTGGAGCTAATATATATCCTTTAACTAAAATGACAGATATTATGGAATGGTGTAAAAAAAATAAAAAAGAGTTATGGGAATATGTATTTGAATGTGAAGGTGAAGAGATAAAAGATTATCTTTTAGAAATTTGGAGAGCTATGAAAGAGGCTGTAGAAAGAGGAGTAAATACAGAAGGGATTTTACCAGGAAGTATTCAACTTAAAAGAAGAGCTTCTACTTTCTATAAAAAATCCAGAGGAGAGGGAAAAGTAAGAGCATTTAGAGGAAAACTATTTGCTTATACTTTAGCTGTTTCAGAAGAAAATGCAAGTGGTGGAAGAGTAGTTACAGCTCCAACATGTGGGGCTTCAGGAGTAATACCGGGAGCTTTATATACTTTAAGAGAAGCTTATGAATTAAAAGATGATGAAGTTATAAAAGCTTTGGCTATAGCTGGATTAATAGGAAATATAGTAAAAGAAAATGCTAGTATTTCTGGAGCTGAAGCTGGTTGTCAAGCTGAAGTAGGTACAGCCTGTGCAATGGCAGCTGGAATGGGAGCTTTTTTAATGGGTGGAAGTATAGAGCAAATAGAATATGCAGCAGAAATGGCTTTAGAGCATAGTTTAGGACTTACTTGTGATCCAGTAGGAGGTTATGTCCAAATTCCATGTATAGAGAGAAATGCCTCAGCAGCAGCAAGAGCTCTAGATACATCAAATTATTCTATATATACTGATGGTTCTCATTCTGTATCTTTTGATGAGGTAGTAATTACAATGAAAGAGACAGGAAAAGATTTAAAAGAAGAGTATAGAGAGACATCTCTAGGAGGACTTGCTAAAAATTATTGTAAAGGATGTTGTTAA
- the pth gene encoding aminoacyl-tRNA hydrolase encodes MKLIVGLGNPGKEYEKTRHNVGFMVLDKLAEKLKIYDFKEKFSGLIGETIYKGEKILLLKPQTYMNLSGNSLIQVVNFYKLEPEKDIVVVYDDMSLPLGKLRVREKGSSGGHNGIKSIISHIGDRFLRIKFGIGQSKEKDKVVDFVIGKFSKDEENEISEVLVHASEALISIIEETPIEKIMQSYNKK; translated from the coding sequence ATGAAATTAATAGTAGGATTAGGTAATCCTGGAAAAGAATATGAAAAAACAAGACATAACGTAGGTTTTATGGTACTAGATAAATTAGCAGAAAAATTAAAAATATATGATTTTAAAGAAAAATTTAGTGGATTAATAGGAGAAACAATATATAAAGGGGAAAAAATTCTTTTATTAAAACCACAAACATATATGAATTTAAGTGGTAATTCTTTAATTCAAGTTGTTAATTTTTATAAATTAGAACCTGAAAAAGATATTGTTGTAGTATACGATGATATGTCACTACCTTTAGGAAAATTAAGAGTGAGAGAAAAAGGAAGTTCTGGGGGACATAACGGAATAAAATCTATAATATCACATATAGGAGACAGATTTTTAAGAATAAAGTTTGGGATAGGGCAAAGTAAAGAGAAAGATAAAGTAGTTGATTTTGTTATAGGAAAATTTTCTAAAGATGAAGAAAATGAAATTAGTGAAGTATTAGTTCACGCAAGTGAGGCTTTAATATCTATAATAGAAGAGACACCAATCGAAAAAATTATGCAAAGTTATAATAAAAAGTAG